A single genomic interval of Peribacillus sp. FSL H8-0477 harbors:
- a CDS encoding HD-GYP domain-containing protein, with translation MRLLKTQSLTSGMKLGKTIFNERGIVLISSGVLLTNNMIKRLIELDIPFVYIEDGRTLHIKPNPSLPDKTRNQAVLTIQETFSQLNKNQKISDSFVLEKASKKFTDLVRSILSEVNNNKELLSLLTDVYAYDHYIFTHSLNVALYSIAMGLDLKLNQKQMEILGLGAIMHDVGKMMIPTEIILKPDRLTEDEFETMKKHSEIGFQLLRGVHTIPLLVAHCAYQHHERLDGTGYPRGLNGEDIHFYGKIIAVADVFDAVTSNRVYRNALLPHEALDILYSGAGTQFDVKIIEAFRRSVALYPVGLVVELNDGRKGIVSKQNTGMGERPILEIIEEQGNVLEKGYELDLLKHDYLVIKKCHVD, from the coding sequence ATGAGGCTATTAAAGACGCAATCACTGACCTCGGGTATGAAACTAGGTAAAACGATATTCAATGAAAGAGGAATCGTTTTAATTAGCTCCGGTGTATTGTTGACGAATAATATGATTAAGCGGCTCATCGAATTAGATATCCCTTTTGTATATATTGAGGATGGACGGACATTACATATTAAACCGAATCCCTCTCTTCCAGATAAAACAAGAAATCAAGCTGTGTTGACTATTCAAGAAACGTTTAGTCAACTTAATAAGAATCAAAAGATTAGTGATTCCTTTGTTTTAGAAAAAGCAAGCAAGAAGTTTACTGATCTTGTTCGCTCTATATTGTCCGAAGTGAATAATAATAAAGAATTACTGTCCCTGTTAACTGACGTGTATGCCTATGATCATTACATTTTTACTCATTCGCTTAACGTAGCCTTATATTCTATAGCTATGGGACTTGACCTTAAATTAAATCAGAAGCAAATGGAAATTCTCGGTTTAGGTGCGATCATGCATGATGTTGGTAAAATGATGATTCCAACTGAAATTATTTTAAAACCAGACCGCCTGACGGAAGATGAATTCGAAACCATGAAGAAACATTCCGAGATTGGATTTCAATTATTGCGGGGAGTACATACCATACCTTTGCTTGTAGCTCATTGTGCCTACCAACATCATGAGAGACTTGATGGGACAGGCTATCCAAGAGGATTAAACGGCGAGGATATTCACTTTTATGGAAAAATTATAGCTGTAGCAGATGTTTTTGATGCAGTGACATCTAATCGAGTGTATCGTAATGCTTTGCTTCCTCATGAAGCATTAGATATTCTATATTCGGGTGCAGGTACGCAATTTGATGTAAAGATTATTGAAGCATTTAGACGGTCGGTTGCCCTTTACCCTGTTGGACTAGTTGTCGAACTAAATGATGGCCGAAAAGGGATTGTTTCCAAACAAAACACGGGGATGGGAGAACGACCGATTCTTGAGATTATTGAAGAGCAGGGAAACGTTTTGGAAAAAGGGTATGAACTAGATTTGCTCAAACATGATTATTTAGTCATAAAAAAATGTCATGTTGATTAA
- a CDS encoding YunC family protein: protein MIDYRPLTIEESTFVGITIYLPKTTLIMITSTNGYIMCGALDVHQLNTKLNHRKIIAGRAVGVTSIDDLLEAPLEAVTTEAENLGITKGMTGREALLKMHD, encoded by the coding sequence ATGATTGATTATAGGCCACTAACGATTGAAGAGAGTACATTTGTTGGAATAACCATCTATCTCCCAAAGACAACACTGATAATGATCACTTCTACTAATGGTTATATTATGTGCGGTGCACTAGATGTTCACCAGTTGAATACTAAATTGAATCATCGAAAAATTATTGCAGGCAGGGCAGTCGGTGTTACTTCAATTGATGACTTGCTTGAGGCACCGCTTGAAGCGGTAACGACTGAAGCAGAAAACTTAGGGATTACTAAAGGGATGACTGGACGAGAAGCCTTATTAAAAATGCACGATTAG